The following are from one region of the Scylla paramamosain isolate STU-SP2022 chromosome 23, ASM3559412v1, whole genome shotgun sequence genome:
- the LOC135112403 gene encoding protein PRRC2C-like, with amino-acid sequence MACSSSLESIPASPTASQPPQYIPASPSASQSSPVHPQPLPVHLSHSWCIPASPSAFQPLPIHPSLPQSIPASLSASQPLPVHPNLSQCISTTLGAAQPLPVHPSFSQCISATLGASQLLPVHLSLSQSIPASLRASQPPSVHLSLLQCIPASSSASQPLPVHLSLSQCISASPSASQPLLVHLSLSQCISASPSASQPLLVHLSLSQCISASPSASQPLLVHLSLSQCISASLCASQPLPVHPSISQCIPATLSPSHPLLVHLSLPVHPILFQCIPAFLSPS; translated from the coding sequence ATGGCCTGTTCCAGTTCACTtgagtccatcccagcctccccAACTGCATCCCAGCCACCCCagtacatcccagcctctcccagtgcatcccagtcATCCCCAGTTcatccccagcctctcccagtgcatctcagCCACTCTtggtgcatcccagcctctcccagtgcatttcagcctctcccaatccatcccagcctccctcagagcatcccagcctccctcagtgcatcccagcctcttccagtccatcccaacctctcccagtgcatctcaACCACTCTTGGTGCagcccagcctctcccagtccatcccagcttctcccagtgcatctcagCCACTCTTGGTGcatcccagcttctcccagtgcatctcagcctctcccaatCCATTCCAGCCTCCCTCAGAgcatcccagcctccctcagtgcatctcagcctccttcagtgcatcccagcctcttccagtgcatcccaacctctcccagtgcatctcagcctctcccagtgcatctcagcctctcccagtgcatcccagcctctcctagtccatctcagcctctcccagtgcatctcagcctctcccagtgcatcccaacCTCTCCTAGtccatctcagcctctcccagtgcatctcagcctctcccagtgcatcccagcctctcctagtccatctcagcctctcccagtgcatctcagcctctctctgtgcatcccagcctcttccaGTGCATCCTAGCATTTCTCAATGCATCCCAGCCACCCTTAGTCCATCCCACCCTCTCCTAGTGCACCTgtctctcccagtgcatcccatcctcttccagtgcatcccagcctttCTCAGTCCATCCTAA